In a genomic window of Neisseria flavescens:
- the rplP gene encoding 50S ribosomal protein L16, translating into MLQPTRLKYRKQQKGRNTGIATRGNKVSFGEFGLKAVGRGRLTARQIEAARRTMTRHIKRGGRIWIRVFPDKPITEKPIQVRMGGGKGNVEYYIAEVKPGKVLYEMDGVPESLAREAFELAAAKLPIPTTFVVRQVGQ; encoded by the coding sequence GCAACAAAAAGGTCGTAACACCGGTATTGCTACTCGCGGTAACAAAGTAAGTTTCGGTGAGTTCGGTTTGAAAGCCGTAGGCCGTGGTCGTTTGACTGCCCGCCAAATCGAAGCTGCTCGTCGTACTATGACTCGTCATATTAAACGTGGCGGTCGTATTTGGATTCGTGTATTCCCTGATAAACCAATTACTGAGAAACCTATCCAAGTTCGTATGGGTGGCGGTAAAGGTAATGTGGAATATTACATTGCTGAAGTTAAACCAGGCAAAGTATTGTACGAAATGGACGGTGTTCCTGAGTCTTTGGCTCGTGAAGCATTTGAATTGGCCGCTGCCAAATTGCCTATTCCTACAACCTTTGTAGTAAGACAGGTGGGTCAATAA
- the rpmC gene encoding 50S ribosomal protein L29 — translation MKANELKDKSIEQLNSDLLDLLKAQFGLRMQNATGQLGKSSELKRVRRDIARIKTILTEKGAK, via the coding sequence ATGAAAGCAAATGAATTGAAAGACAAATCTATTGAGCAATTAAACTCTGATTTGTTGGACTTGTTGAAAGCTCAGTTTGGCTTACGCATGCAAAATGCAACCGGTCAGTTGGGTAAATCTAGCGAGTTGAAACGTGTACGTCGCGATATTGCTCGTATTAAAACCATTTTAACTGAAAAAGGTGCTAAGTAA
- the rpsQ gene encoding 30S ribosomal protein S17 has translation MSEAKNVRTLQGKVVSDKMDKTVTVLVERKVKHPLYGKIIRLSTKIHAHDENNQYGIGDVVVIEESRPLSKTKSWVVKELVEKARTV, from the coding sequence ATGAGCGAAGCTAAAAATGTTCGTACTTTGCAAGGCAAAGTGGTAAGCGACAAAATGGACAAAACTGTTACAGTATTGGTTGAGCGTAAAGTTAAACACCCTCTGTACGGTAAAATTATTCGTTTATCAACTAAAATCCATGCTCATGATGAAAACAATCAATATGGCATTGGTGACGTAGTGGTAATCGAGGAATCTCGTCCTTTGTCAAAAACCAAGTCTTGGGTTGTAAAAGAATTGGTTGAGAAAGCGCGTACTGTTTGA
- the rplN gene encoding 50S ribosomal protein L14, giving the protein MIQMQTILDVADNSGARRVMCIKVLGGSKRRYASVGDIIKVAVKDAAPRGRVKKGDVYNAVVVRTAKGVRRPDGALIKFDNNAAVLLNNKLEPLGTRIFGPVTRELRTERFMKIVSLAPEVL; this is encoded by the coding sequence ATGATTCAAATGCAGACCATCTTAGATGTGGCTGATAACTCTGGTGCGCGTCGCGTAATGTGCATCAAAGTATTGGGCGGATCTAAGCGTCGCTACGCTTCTGTTGGCGACATTATTAAAGTTGCAGTTAAAGATGCAGCCCCACGTGGTCGTGTCAAAAAAGGTGATGTATACAATGCGGTAGTTGTTCGTACTGCTAAGGGTGTGCGTCGTCCTGATGGTGCGTTAATTAAATTCGATAACAATGCTGCTGTGTTGTTGAATAATAAACTTGAACCTCTGGGTACCCGTATTTTTGGTCCGGTAACCCGTGAATTGCGTACTGAGCGATTTATGAAAATCGTTTCATTGGCGCCTGAAGTATTATAA
- the rplX gene encoding 50S ribosomal protein L24, which yields MNKIIKGDQVVVITGKDKGKQGQVVRVLGDKVVVEGVNVVKRHQKPNPMRGIEGGIITKEMPLDISNIAILNPETNKADRVGIKLIENEGKVKRVRFFKSNGSIIGA from the coding sequence ATGAATAAGATCATTAAAGGCGATCAGGTTGTAGTGATTACCGGTAAAGATAAAGGTAAGCAAGGTCAAGTAGTTCGAGTGTTGGGTGATAAAGTTGTTGTTGAGGGTGTTAATGTTGTGAAACGCCATCAAAAACCTAATCCAATGCGTGGTATTGAGGGTGGCATTATTACTAAAGAAATGCCTTTGGATATTTCTAATATTGCAATCCTGAATCCGGAAACTAATAAAGCAGACCGTGTTGGTATTAAGCTGATTGAAAATGAAGGCAAAGTTAAACGCGTTCGTTTCTTCAAATCAAATGGCTCTATCATTGGAGCATAA
- the rplE gene encoding 50S ribosomal protein L5, with translation MARLREFYKDTVVPELVKQFGYKSVMEVPRIEKITLNMGVGEAVADKKVMEHAVSDLEKIAGQKPVVTVARKSIAGFKIRDNYPVGCKVTLRRDQMFEFLDRLITIALPRVRDFRGVSGKSFDGRGNYNMGVREQIIFPEIEYDKIDALRGLNITITTTAKTDEEAKALLSLFKFPFKG, from the coding sequence ATGGCTCGTTTGAGAGAGTTTTATAAAGATACAGTTGTTCCTGAATTGGTTAAACAATTTGGTTACAAATCAGTAATGGAAGTTCCACGTATTGAAAAAATCACCTTGAATATGGGTGTGGGTGAAGCTGTTGCTGATAAAAAAGTTATGGAACACGCTGTTTCTGATTTAGAGAAAATTGCTGGTCAAAAACCAGTTGTTACTGTTGCTCGTAAATCTATCGCAGGTTTTAAAATCCGTGATAACTATCCAGTTGGTTGCAAAGTAACATTGCGTCGTGATCAAATGTTTGAATTCTTGGATCGTTTGATTACTATTGCGTTGCCTCGTGTACGTGACTTCCGTGGTGTAAGCGGTAAATCATTTGATGGTCGTGGCAATTACAATATGGGCGTTCGTGAGCAAATTATTTTCCCGGAAATTGAATACGATAAAATCGATGCTTTGCGTGGTTTGAATATTACTATTACAACTACTGCAAAAACTGATGAAGAAGCGAAAGCTTTGTTGTCACTGTTCAAGTTTCCGTTTAAAGGATAA
- the rpsN gene encoding 30S ribosomal protein S14 — protein sequence MAKKALINRELKRQALAKKFAAKREAIFAVINDANATEEERFEARLKFQSIPRNAAPVRQRRRCALTGRPRGTFRKFGLGRIKIREIAMRGEIPGVVKASW from the coding sequence ATGGCTAAGAAAGCACTTATTAATCGTGAGCTGAAACGTCAAGCATTGGCGAAAAAGTTTGCAGCTAAACGTGAGGCAATTTTCGCTGTTATTAATGATGCTAATGCGACTGAAGAAGAACGTTTTGAAGCACGTTTGAAGTTTCAATCCATTCCTCGTAATGCAGCACCTGTACGTCAACGTCGTCGTTGTGCTTTAACAGGTCGTCCTCGTGGCACTTTCCGTAAATTTGGTTTGGGCCGTATTAAAATCCGTGAAATCGCTATGCGTGGCGAGATCCCTGGTGTTGTTAAAGCTAGCTGGTAA
- the rpsH gene encoding 30S ribosomal protein S8 — protein MSMHDPISDMLTRIRNAQRANKAAVAMPSSKLKCAIAKVLKEEGYIEDFAVSADAKPVLEIQLKYYAGRPVIEQIKRVSRPGLRIYKASSEIPSVMNGLGVAIVSTSKGVMTDRKARSEGVGGELLCIVA, from the coding sequence ATGAGTATGCATGATCCTATTTCCGATATGTTGACTCGTATTCGCAATGCGCAACGTGCTAATAAAGCAGCAGTTGCCATGCCTTCCTCTAAACTGAAATGTGCAATTGCAAAAGTTTTGAAAGAAGAAGGTTATATCGAGGATTTTGCGGTTTCTGCTGATGCAAAACCGGTATTGGAAATTCAATTGAAATACTATGCAGGTCGTCCTGTGATTGAGCAAATTAAACGTGTTTCACGTCCAGGTTTGCGTATTTACAAAGCATCAAGTGAGATCCCTAGCGTAATGAACGGCCTGGGTGTCGCTATTGTTAGTACTTCTAAAGGTGTAATGACTGATCGCAAAGCCCGTTCTGAGGGTGTTGGTGGTGAGTTGTTGTGCATCGTAGCCTAG
- the rplF gene encoding 50S ribosomal protein L6, with translation MSRVAKNPVTVPAGVEVKFGTDALVIKGKNGELSFPLHSDVAIELNDGKLTFAAKNDSKQANAMSGTARALVNNMVKGVSEGFEKKLQLIGVGYRAQAQGKVLNLSLGFSHPIVYEMPEGVSVQTPSQTEIVLTGADKQVVGQVAAEIRAFRSPEPYKGKGVRYVGEVVVMKEAKKK, from the coding sequence ATGTCACGCGTCGCAAAAAACCCAGTGACTGTTCCTGCTGGTGTAGAAGTAAAATTCGGAACAGATGCATTGGTTATCAAAGGTAAAAACGGCGAATTGTCTTTTCCTTTGCATTCCGATGTTGCTATTGAACTGAACGATGGTAAATTGACTTTTGCTGCAAAAAATGACAGTAAACAGGCTAATGCTATGTCTGGTACTGCTCGTGCATTGGTTAATAATATGGTTAAGGGTGTCTCTGAAGGTTTTGAGAAAAAACTTCAATTGATTGGTGTGGGTTATCGTGCCCAAGCTCAAGGTAAAGTTTTGAACTTGTCTTTGGGTTTCTCTCATCCAATCGTATACGAAATGCCTGAAGGTGTTTCTGTTCAAACTCCTAGCCAAACAGAAATCGTTTTGACTGGTGCAGATAAACAAGTGGTTGGCCAAGTCGCTGCTGAAATTCGTGCATTCCGTTCTCCTGAGCCTTATAAAGGTAAAGGTGTTCGTTATGTAGGTGAAGTAGTAGTGATGAAAGAGGCCAAGAAAAAATAA
- the rplR gene encoding 50S ribosomal protein L18 yields the protein MDKHTTRLRRARKTRARIADLKMVRLCVFRSNNHIYAQVISAEGDKVLAQASTLEAEVRSSLKSGSNVEAAAVVGKRIAEKAKAVGVEKVAFDRSGFQYHGRVKALAEAARENGLSF from the coding sequence ATGGATAAACATACAACCCGACTCCGTCGTGCACGCAAAACCCGTGCGCGTATTGCGGACTTGAAAATGGTAAGATTATGTGTGTTCCGCAGCAATAATCATATTTATGCTCAAGTAATTAGTGCTGAAGGTGATAAAGTATTGGCTCAAGCCTCTACATTGGAAGCTGAAGTACGTAGTAGCCTGAAATCAGGTAGCAACGTTGAAGCAGCTGCTGTAGTTGGTAAGCGTATTGCTGAAAAAGCTAAAGCAGTAGGTGTTGAAAAAGTTGCTTTTGACCGTTCAGGTTTCCAATATCACGGTCGTGTGAAAGCTTTGGCTGAAGCTGCACGTGAAAATGGTTTAAGCTTCTAA
- the rpsE gene encoding 30S ribosomal protein S5 → MAKHEIEERGDGLIEKMVAVNRVTKVVKGGRIMAFSALTVVGDGDGRIGMGKGKSKEVPVAVQKAMDQARRSMIKVPLKNGTIHHEVIGRHGATKVFMQPAKEGSGVKAGGPMRLVFDAMGIHNISAKVHGSTNPYNIVRATLDGLSKLYTPADIAAKRGLTVEDILGANHD, encoded by the coding sequence ATGGCAAAACATGAAATTGAAGAACGCGGTGACGGCCTGATTGAAAAGATGGTCGCAGTTAATCGCGTGACTAAAGTAGTTAAAGGTGGCCGTATCATGGCTTTCTCTGCACTGACTGTTGTTGGTGATGGTGATGGTCGCATCGGTATGGGCAAAGGTAAATCAAAAGAAGTGCCAGTTGCTGTTCAAAAAGCAATGGATCAAGCTCGACGCTCTATGATTAAAGTACCTTTGAAAAACGGTACTATTCATCATGAGGTTATTGGCCGTCATGGTGCTACTAAGGTATTTATGCAACCTGCTAAAGAAGGTAGCGGTGTGAAAGCTGGTGGTCCAATGCGTTTAGTATTTGATGCTATGGGTATCCATAACATTTCAGCTAAAGTACATGGTTCTACTAATCCTTACAATATTGTACGCGCTACATTAGACGGTTTGTCTAAATTGTATACCCCTGCTGATATTGCTGCTAAACGTGGCTTGACAGTAGAAGATATTTTGGGAGCTAACCATGACTGA
- the rpmD gene encoding 50S ribosomal protein L30: MTEQKKIKVTLVKSLIGTIESHRACARGLGLRRREHTVEVLDTPENRGMINKISYLLKVES, from the coding sequence ATGACTGAGCAAAAAAAGATTAAAGTTACATTGGTTAAGAGCCTGATCGGTACAATTGAATCTCATCGTGCATGTGCTCGCGGTTTAGGTTTGCGTCGCCGTGAACATACTGTAGAGGTTTTGGATACCCCTGAAAACCGTGGCATGATCAATAAAATCAGCTACTTGTTGAAAGTGGAGTCTTAA
- the rplO gene encoding 50S ribosomal protein L15, which produces MFLNTIQPAEGATHASRRVGRGIGSGLGKTGGRGHKGQKSRSGGFHKVGFEGGQMPLQRRLPKRGFKSLTAAANAEVRLSELNLIAVNEIDVLVLKQAGLIPATASNVKVIASGEISKAVTLKGVKATKGAKVAIEAAGGKVEE; this is translated from the coding sequence ATGTTTTTGAATACTATTCAACCTGCTGAGGGTGCTACTCACGCTAGCCGTCGTGTAGGCCGAGGTATTGGTAGCGGCTTGGGTAAGACAGGTGGTCGTGGTCATAAAGGTCAAAAAAGCCGTTCTGGTGGCTTCCACAAGGTTGGTTTTGAAGGCGGCCAAATGCCTTTGCAACGCCGTCTGCCGAAACGTGGTTTTAAATCTTTGACTGCTGCCGCTAATGCTGAAGTTCGTTTGAGTGAATTAAATCTGATTGCTGTGAACGAGATTGACGTCTTGGTTCTTAAACAAGCTGGTCTGATTCCTGCAACTGCTTCTAATGTAAAAGTTATTGCTTCTGGTGAAATCTCAAAAGCAGTTACCTTGAAAGGTGTAAAAGCTACTAAAGGTGCTAAAGTTGCTATTGAAGCTGCCGGCGGTAAAGTAGAAGAATAA
- the secY gene encoding preprotein translocase subunit SecY — translation MANQQSLSGLSKFGDLKKRLVFLLGALVVFRIGAHIPVPGVDAVALAKLYEGAANGIFGMLNMFSGGSLERFSIFAIGIMPYISASIIVQLASEIVPSLKALKKEGEAGRKIITKYTRYGTVLLAVLQSFGVATFVYQQGVVVTSSLEFHISTVVCLVTGTMFLMWLGEQITERGIGNGISLIITAGIVSGIPSGIVRMLTLTEQGSMSMLMAVSIVIGILLLIYAVVYFESAQRKVPVHYAKRQFGSGMMPGQSIHMPFKLNMAGVIPPIFASSIILFPSTLLGWFGSNSTNSFLHKVAAMLQHGQSLYIILFATTIIFFCYFYTALVFSPKEMAENLKKSGAFVPGIRPGEQTSRYLEKVVLRLTLFGALYITTICLIPEFLTTALKVPFYLGGTSLLILVVVTMDFRTQINSYRMSSQYEDLMSRPDMKSLSRK, via the coding sequence GTGGCTAATCAACAATCTTTATCAGGATTATCCAAATTTGGTGATCTGAAAAAACGTCTGGTGTTCCTTTTAGGTGCTTTAGTCGTTTTCCGTATTGGTGCTCATATACCGGTACCGGGCGTAGATGCTGTTGCATTAGCTAAGTTATACGAAGGCGCTGCAAACGGCATATTCGGAATGTTAAATATGTTCTCGGGTGGTTCGTTGGAGCGCTTTAGTATATTTGCAATTGGTATCATGCCTTATATTTCGGCATCGATTATTGTTCAGCTTGCTTCTGAAATTGTTCCTTCTTTAAAAGCTTTAAAGAAGGAAGGTGAGGCTGGTAGGAAAATAATTACGAAATATACTAGGTATGGGACGGTATTATTGGCTGTATTGCAAAGCTTTGGTGTTGCAACATTTGTTTATCAACAAGGTGTTGTTGTAACGAGTTCGCTTGAGTTTCATATTTCTACAGTAGTCTGTTTGGTTACAGGTACTATGTTTCTGATGTGGTTGGGGGAGCAAATTACCGAGCGTGGTATTGGTAATGGTATTTCTTTAATTATTACAGCAGGCATTGTATCGGGTATTCCATCCGGTATTGTTCGGATGCTAACTTTGACTGAACAAGGCTCTATGAGTATGTTGATGGCAGTATCAATTGTGATTGGTATTTTGCTGTTGATCTATGCTGTAGTTTATTTTGAGAGTGCTCAGCGTAAAGTTCCTGTGCATTATGCTAAAAGACAGTTTGGCTCTGGAATGATGCCGGGACAAAGCATTCATATGCCGTTCAAGCTAAATATGGCAGGTGTGATTCCTCCTATTTTTGCTTCCAGTATCATTTTATTTCCATCTACACTTTTAGGTTGGTTTGGTTCAAATAGTACGAATTCTTTTCTTCATAAGGTTGCTGCAATGCTGCAACACGGACAGTCTTTGTATATCATATTATTTGCCACAACTATCATCTTCTTCTGCTATTTCTATACTGCTTTAGTATTTAGCCCTAAAGAGATGGCTGAAAATTTGAAGAAGAGTGGTGCATTTGTGCCAGGTATTCGCCCAGGTGAGCAAACCTCTAGATATTTGGAAAAAGTTGTACTGAGACTGACATTATTTGGTGCTTTGTATATCACTACAATCTGTCTGATACCTGAATTTTTAACGACGGCATTGAAAGTTCCTTTCTATTTAGGTGGAACATCTCTGCTTATTTTGGTTGTCGTTACAATGGATTTTAGGACACAAATCAATTCATATAGAATGAGTAGTCAGTATGAAGACTTGATGAGTCGTCCAGATATGAAATCTTTGTCACGTAAGTAG
- the infA gene encoding translation initiation factor IF-1, with protein sequence MAKEDTIQMQGEILETLPNATFKVKLENDHVVLGHISGKMRMHYIRISPGDKVTVELTPYDLTRARIVFRAR encoded by the coding sequence ATGGCTAAAGAAGATACCATACAGATGCAGGGCGAAATCCTTGAGACTTTGCCCAATGCAACATTTAAAGTAAAACTGGAAAATGATCATGTAGTACTTGGTCATATATCTGGAAAAATGCGGATGCACTATATTCGTATTTCTCCAGGTGATAAGGTAACAGTTGAATTAACTCCTTATGATTTAACCCGTGCTCGGATTGTTTTCCGAGCAAGATAA
- the rpmJ gene encoding 50S ribosomal protein L36 yields MRVQPSVKKICRNCKIIRRNRVVRVICTDPRHKQRQG; encoded by the coding sequence ATGCGTGTACAACCTTCTGTAAAGAAAATTTGTCGCAATTGCAAGATTATTCGTCGTAATCGTGTAGTTCGCGTAATTTGTACTGACCCACGTCACAAACAACGTCAAGGTTAA
- the rpsM gene encoding 30S ribosomal protein S13, whose translation MARIAGVNIPNNAHIVIGLQAIYGIGATRAKLICEAANIAPTTKAKDLDEDQLDALREQVAKYEVEGDLRREVTMSIKRLMDMGCYRGFRHRRGLPCRGQRTRTNARTRKGPRKAIAGKK comes from the coding sequence ATGGCTCGTATTGCAGGGGTAAATATCCCTAATAATGCCCATATCGTAATTGGCCTTCAGGCTATTTATGGTATTGGTGCGACTCGTGCTAAATTGATTTGTGAGGCAGCAAATATTGCTCCTACTACTAAAGCAAAAGATTTGGACGAGGATCAATTAGACGCTTTGCGTGAGCAAGTTGCTAAATATGAAGTTGAAGGCGATTTGCGTCGTGAAGTAACGATGAGCATTAAACGACTGATGGATATGGGTTGCTATCGTGGCTTCCGTCATCGTCGTGGCTTGCCTTGTCGTGGTCAACGCACTCGCACAAATGCCCGTACCCGTAAAGGTCCGCGCAAAGCGATTGCCGGTAAGAAATAA
- the rpsK gene encoding 30S ribosomal protein S11: MAKANTASRVRKKVRKTVSEGIVHVHASFNNTIITITDRQGNALSWATSGGAGFKGSRKSTPFAAQVAAEAAGKVAQEYGVKNLEVRIKGPGPGRESSVRALNALGFKITSITDVTPLPHNGCRPPKKRRI; the protein is encoded by the coding sequence ATGGCTAAAGCAAACACAGCTTCGCGTGTACGTAAAAAAGTACGTAAAACCGTAAGCGAAGGTATTGTGCACGTTCATGCATCTTTCAACAATACCATCATTACAATCACTGACCGTCAAGGCAATGCATTGTCTTGGGCTACCTCTGGCGGCGCTGGTTTTAAAGGTTCTCGTAAAAGTACACCATTTGCAGCACAAGTTGCAGCAGAAGCAGCTGGTAAAGTTGCCCAAGAGTATGGCGTTAAAAATTTAGAAGTCCGCATTAAAGGCCCTGGCCCTGGTCGCGAATCTTCTGTACGTGCTTTAAACGCTCTTGGTTTCAAGATTACCAGCATTACTGACGTTACCCCGTTGCCTCATAACGGTTGCCGTCCGCCTAAAAAACGTCGTATTTAA
- the rpsD gene encoding 30S ribosomal protein S4 has protein sequence MARYIGPKCKLARREGTDLFLKSARRSLDSKCKMDSAPGQHGAKKPRLSDYGLQLREKQKIRRIYGVLERQFRRYFAEAARRKGSTGELLLQLLESRLDNVVYRMGFGSTRAEARQLVSHKAIVVNGQVVNIPSFQVKAGDVVAVREKAKKQVRIQEALSLATQIGLPSWVSVDADKLEGVFKNMPDRSELSGDINEQLVVEFYSK, from the coding sequence ATGGCACGTTATATTGGCCCTAAATGTAAATTAGCACGTCGCGAAGGTACGGATCTGTTTTTGAAGAGTGCACGTCGCTCTTTGGATTCCAAATGTAAAATGGATTCTGCACCTGGTCAACACGGTGCGAAAAAACCACGTTTGTCAGACTACGGTTTGCAATTGCGTGAAAAACAAAAAATCCGTCGTATTTATGGCGTATTAGAGCGTCAATTCCGTCGTTACTTCGCGGAAGCAGCTCGTCGTAAAGGCTCTACCGGTGAATTGCTGTTGCAATTGCTGGAGTCTCGTTTGGACAATGTCGTTTATCGTATGGGTTTCGGATCTACTCGCGCCGAAGCACGTCAATTGGTTTCTCACAAAGCTATCGTCGTAAACGGTCAAGTTGTTAATATCCCTTCTTTCCAAGTTAAAGCAGGTGATGTTGTAGCTGTTCGTGAAAAAGCTAAGAAACAAGTACGTATCCAAGAAGCATTGAGCCTGGCTACTCAAATTGGCTTGCCAAGCTGGGTATCTGTTGATGCCGACAAATTGGAAGGCGTATTCAAAAATATGCCGGATCGCTCAGAATTGTCTGGCGATATTAATGAACAGCTGGTGGTAGAGTTCTACTCTAAATAA
- a CDS encoding DNA-directed RNA polymerase subunit alpha: protein MQNSTTEFLKPRQIDVDTLSSTRAKVSMQPFERGFGHTLGNALRRILLSSMNGFAPTEVVISGVLHEYSTIDGVQEDVVDVLLNIKGIVFKLHGRNQVQLTLKKTGAGAVVAGDIDLPHDVEIINPEHVICHLSDNGQIDMEIKVEQGRGYQSVSGRRVLRDDNKQIGAIQLDASFSPISRVSFEVEPARVEQRTDLDKLVLDIETNGSIDPEEAVRSAARILIDQMSIFADLQGTPVEEVEEKAPPIDPILLRPVDDLELTVRSANCLKAEDIYYIGDLIQRTETELLKTPNLGRKSLNEIKEVLASKGLTLGSKLEAWPPVGLEKP, encoded by the coding sequence ATGCAAAATAGCACAACCGAATTTTTGAAACCTCGTCAAATCGATGTAGATACTTTGTCTTCCACTCGGGCCAAGGTGTCTATGCAGCCATTTGAACGTGGTTTTGGTCATACTTTAGGTAATGCTTTGCGTCGTATCTTACTGTCATCCATGAATGGCTTTGCCCCAACTGAAGTAGTTATTTCCGGCGTATTGCACGAATACTCTACTATTGATGGTGTTCAAGAGGATGTTGTTGACGTTCTCTTGAACATTAAAGGTATCGTATTCAAGCTTCACGGTCGTAACCAGGTTCAGTTGACTTTGAAAAAAACAGGTGCCGGTGCTGTTGTAGCCGGTGATATTGATTTGCCACACGATGTGGAAATCATCAATCCTGAACATGTTATTTGCCACTTGTCCGACAATGGTCAAATCGACATGGAAATTAAAGTAGAGCAAGGTCGTGGTTATCAATCTGTTTCAGGCCGTCGCGTATTGCGTGATGATAACAAACAGATTGGTGCGATTCAGTTGGATGCGAGCTTTTCGCCCATCAGTCGTGTTAGCTTTGAAGTTGAACCTGCACGCGTAGAGCAACGCACGGATTTGGATAAATTGGTTTTGGATATTGAAACCAATGGTTCTATTGATCCAGAAGAAGCTGTACGTAGTGCCGCACGTATCTTAATTGACCAAATGTCTATTTTTGCAGATCTGCAAGGTACTCCGGTTGAAGAGGTTGAAGAAAAAGCGCCTCCTATCGATCCTATCTTGCTGCGTCCTGTAGATGATTTGGAATTAACCGTACGTTCAGCTAATTGTCTGAAAGCTGAAGATATTTACTATATTGGCGATTTGATTCAACGTACTGAAACCGAGCTTCTCAAGACCCCTAATTTGGGTCGTAAATCTTTGAATGAGATCAAAGAAGTGTTGGCCTCTAAAGGTCTGACATTAGGTTCCAAATTAGAAGCTTGGCCGCCTGTAGGCTTAGAAAAGCCGTAA
- the rplQ gene encoding 50S ribosomal protein L17, whose amino-acid sequence MRHRNGNRKLNRTSSHRAAMLRNMANSLLTHETIVTTLPKAKELRRVVEPLITLGKKPSLANRRLAFDRTRDRDVVVKLFDELGSRFAARNGGYVRVLKYGFRKGDNAPLALVELVDKAADSAE is encoded by the coding sequence ATGCGTCATCGTAATGGCAACCGCAAATTAAACCGTACTAGCAGCCACCGTGCTGCGATGCTGCGCAATATGGCGAATTCCTTGTTGACTCACGAAACCATCGTGACAACTTTGCCTAAAGCAAAAGAATTGCGCCGCGTAGTTGAGCCCTTGATTACCTTGGGTAAAAAACCTTCTTTGGCAAACCGTCGTTTGGCTTTTGACCGCACTCGCGATCGTGATGTTGTAGTTAAATTGTTTGACGAATTGGGCTCACGCTTTGCTGCTCGTAACGGCGGCTATGTTCGTGTACTGAAATACGGTTTCCGTAAAGGCGACAATGCTCCTTTGGCATTGGTTGAATTGGTTGATAAAGCAGCTGATTCTGCTGAATAA